In Ruficoccus amylovorans, the genomic stretch GTCCAATCTGCGCTCCCTCAATCAGGGATTCAGCATGTATATAGTAGAAAACAGTATGCATTACCCCGGCTACGGCGGTAAGAACGCACGCGCGCGCTGGATGCACCAGATTGCCCCATACCTCGACTTCAAGCCAGTAGTAAGGGTTAACCTATCAGGGGTTTATATTGACACTTACCGAGACGCGTATTTCGAATCCCTGTTCCGCTCACCCGCCACGGACGAGTCCGTCTATCTGCCACCGGCCTCAATGAACGGCATTGGAGTGTACGGAGCGAATCCGTTGATTATAACGGATGCATCAGCTCCATCCGATGCATATGGTATCAACGCAGCACAGGTGATTTTCCCGTCCAAAACTGTTCTTCTGGCAGAGCGGTATTCCGGCCCGGACGGCCCCTCGGGTTGTATTTTCAACACCTCTGCTGCCTACCCCAAACAAGTCAATGGC encodes the following:
- a CDS encoding prepilin-type N-terminal cleavage/methylation domain-containing protein, whose translation is MYYSTHTEGRGTSQLRGKASVSFAGPIHRAFSLLELLVGITIVTILTTICIVMVGRVRTTALMTESVSNLRSLNQGFSMYIVENSMHYPGYGGKNARARWMHQIAPYLDFKPVVRVNLSGVYIDTYRDAYFESLFRSPATDESVYLPPASMNGIGVYGANPLIITDASAPSDAYGINAAQVIFPSKTVLLAERYSGPDGPSGCIFNTSAAYPKQVNGVAANYGSGGGADSDPEGAGQTPILFVDGRVEVIALESLRPWPGNRGEIAGVRFAPTVD